Within the Glycine soja cultivar W05 chromosome 3, ASM419377v2, whole genome shotgun sequence genome, the region AGTATGgtgattttagaaattaaaaaaatatgaacttaGCAAAAAGGGAGGTGAAAATAACATGGGCCTTCCATCACAGATTATTAAAGCCCAACGTATCAAAGGTGGATCTAGATGGTTTTTATGAGGGATTTGCTCTGGCCCCATTCTAATCACTTTtgagttagaaaataatttaaaaggttTCAAAGTTAGAAATTTGGATCATTTAATCAGGGTTTCAAAAAAGGTAAacatttgaaaatttcaaattttagaagaaatatAATATCCTTAATTAGTAAGATTTGagttaaagataattaaaaatagtttatggATACATTGTTGCTACTTTCATTTTGCGTTTAGTATAAGATATGGATCCAGCTCAATATAGCTATTACATTAATTAGTAACCTTTCCCTAAAGTTTATAGTAGTACTTTATACCATGATTACTCATTATATTGTTCAGatgatttatgtccatcaccagtcaaaacattaaaaaacaaCTGGTAGTAGTAAATCCGGATATGCTTCAACTATAAAAATAACTCCAGGATTAACTCAAAATTCATTTAAGGGTGGCGATCAGATCCCTGCACTTCAAAAACAAACTGGAGAGGATCATGATCCAAAGGCCATTGCAGTTTCATTTCAATTATTTGCCATATTATTAACCAATATCAAAAGCGTAAAAAACATACAAGAAAATGACATCACGCAGTAAACAACATAGTAGACTCAACTTCCAATAGAGAATGCCCCTTTTTCGAAACCAATTGACACTAGTTCAACCGGTTTTTAACTAAGAAATTTCAATATCTCaataaaggaaaaggaaaatccTTTAAAAAGTATATGGAAGAGTTTATTAGATTGAAATCTTTAGTTTTTCAACAAggagaattttaattaatataacaaaTATTGCACAATCATCTATctaaattactaaaatatctCAAGTACATAGGTTAAAAATTCTTCTCACCAAACACCTTACAAAAATAATTCCAACATCCAAACACAAAAAGTAGCTCCAAACTAGAGCACACGAGAGCAATCAgctaaaaaatgtaaagtttttttttttttttccttacaaGTATCTTCTAATGCATAGTTGTTACTTAGTGTATCATCTCTGATCTCACACCCTTCGGCAATTTTGAAAATGtataacagtaaaaaaaaataacatacaacATGTAGGCTTTAGCTTGCAAGAACTACATATGGTACGAGCTTCAGCTTCCCGATTAATACAATGTATGAGAAATATGAAGTAGAGATACTATCTGCAAGCGTGAATGTTAGCCAGTAAAATCCATGACCAACCCATGATCACTTTCACCAACCATGATGTCCATGACCAAGCCCATATGCGTCCATATAATTAGCTCCATGGATGTGAGCATCACCATAGTGATCATGTCCATGACCATGATCAGGACtttgatggtgatgatgatcATGACCACTGCTTTTTGCTTCATCAAGCATCTTCTGTACGTGCTCTGGGGTGGACTCCTGTTCAACTTTCCTAATAGACTTTGGTAATGACAATACAAACTGAGAAATTTTTTCAGCTATCTCAACGGCTGCGTCCTCCTGAGATCACACAACTGGATCCAGATTAGACTAATGATGAAAAGCAGATATCTGAACAGCAATATATAACTTCTacagaacataaaaatcagcaAACTCTGCAGATATgtgtaagagtttttttttttggtagaatATGTACAAGAGGTTTGCATGGCCAGACTAGTTAAGTTGAAGCATATGGTTCATGTTTCACAcaagattagaaaaaaaaaaaaaaactcacaaaaaCTAATCATTCATTTATGCACAGGGTAacacaaaattcattaaattgtttattatcTAATCAAAGTAGTTGACTCTATAGGTTCATCAGTCTTCTTCTGCCTTCACTACTTTACAACGGAGTTTGACTGACTAGGGACCGTAACCTCATGCTTTGAACCAGATCGGAAAAAAACCCACATAAACTGATAATGCAAAAACCAAGGTGTATAGACTAATAGACAAATTGAAAAGTTAACATCTATATTCGATAGCATCTTGGATAGttcaaaaatttcaatcaaagTACAGCAAGCAAGAGTTTTCAAGAGAAATTTAGATCAACATAACATACCATGGTGACAACTGACAACATCACAAAATCTAATACCAAAATAAATTAGCCTCCGATAGCAGTAAGTAACCAGCTCATTCAGTAGGAAGAACATAACAACTTGAGAAAGCCTAACACgaaaacaataacaaatgtTGATCTCACCTGAGCCCACCGGCCTCCAGAATGCGTAAGAAAACCGGCCTGTGGAAGGGCACTTGCAACCCGGTGACCCTCCCGGCTCCATTCTTCGGACCACCCAGCAGACCACACCACCTGCATTGGCACACCTTTCAGCCCCTCACCCCACTCTGCCAAGTCAAAGCTAGAATTCACCCTCTTCCCAACATTCACAACCGCCCTCCTCCCATCCCTGCCCTTCAACAGCGCCCTCGACCCCTCCGAATCCGCCACACCAACCCTCTTGGAACAGCACAACCCCACCACCTTAGCAAACACAAAAGAAACCCCCACCACAACCTCCCTCACCACAGGCACCTCCAGAGCCCAAACGGGAAAAGCCCCCTTAGTAGACGACGCCGTATCGATAAGCGTCACGCTTCTCACCAACTCAGCCCTCTCAGAAACAAAATCAGCACTCAACCCCAATGCCGAATCGTGAAGAATCAAATGAACAGGTGCAAGCCCCATGGAATCAATAACTTCACCCAACACTTTCCCCATCTCTTGCGGACCCAAATCAATAGGCTTTCTTATTTTCCTCTTCGACATGCGAGCTTGAATTTCCTCGTAGGGAATTTGACCTGTTTCGACCATCTGATCAAACGCCCAGAAAAGACCCCTCTCTTGAATCTCACTGTAGACGTACCAAAACCTCCCAAAAACCCCGTTGGCGCCGCCCTCGACGGAGACTTCGACGGAGTTGTCGGAGAAGCCGTGTCCGGGGAGGTCGAGGGAGGTGACGTGGAGGCCATTGGCGGCGAGGGATTTGGCGAGGTGGCGGTAGGAGTAAGAGCTGAGACCTTGGCCGTGGACAATGAGTATGTTTTCGGACGATGTGGGACCCTCTTGGAGGGTGAAGACTTGGAGGGGGGTTTCGTCGGGGTGTGTTTGGACCTTGATGGTGCGGCCGTTGGAGTAGTGGTGGCGGAGGGGGGAGGGAAGGGTGAGGAACCAGGTTTTGGAGTCTTGGGGGGAGAGGGTGGAGGAGGTGAAGACGAAGAAGAGAGTGAAGAGGGAGACGGAGAGGGTGAAGTAGAACCAGAAGGAGAAGGGGttgttgttgggtttggtgggtgAGATCTGTGAGCGTGAGTGTGTTGGTTGCTCTGGTTCGGGTTCTTCTGTGATGATAGCCATGCTCACCGCCCACTGCTCCCAGCTTCGCTGTGGCTACAAGACTAAAGCCTGTCAGTGCTCGTTACGGGGGACAGCATCATTGCGTCTCCCACTCCCACCTCCACcgtaaaattaatatttctgtaaaattatataattttttctattttcgtttataaaacaaaaacattaaataaaatttaacttattaacataaatctagaatatattaaaaaaatactcattatattaaaaagtataaagtAATCAAATcttaaattcattttatattttcaatacttcaagtatatttatttctattttagtgctatttttacaaataattagAATCATTGtaagagatttttttattaaaaaatacttatggccctctctagattttttttttataataggaGGGCTTAAtttgtctgtttttttttatatagatggTGTTTTTTTATAAGGTTATATTTGGTGTTTGTAAATTCAAGTTGCTAAATTGTTAGTATTTGTGACAATTGACACGcgcaaaatataataaaactaaCTTTTTATATACATACCAATATTTTAGGTTTTAACGTGTTTGTTTTAACGGTGAATATGCCATTGCAGGAGGTCCAAAGTGACTTCACACGTCGAAGCATGTCTTTTGTTGCTTCTCGAAACGCAAGTTGGATTGTCGTAAACATGCTTAATCGATATAAGATATATCacttttgagagagaaaaaaatactaatttactTAATAGTTAATATGTTAATTTAGATATTTGCAACATGAAATCATATAAAATCTTTTGATTCAAGTAGTAatgagtttgatttttctttaagTAACGTGttaaattcatgttttgttcgtaaaagaaaataagattaattatatttttgatttCTAAacctcttttagtttttatatttaatctcTAGACAAAAAATTCATCAGTCTTGGTTCTTGATATTTTGATCTTGCGGTTAATTCTTCTAAATGATGACCTTTTATATTCGTTTTTTATCattacttaattatattttccggCGGTTAAAATAGCCAGTAAATTATTCACAAAAGTTTTTGAAACCTTTTATTTAACAAGTTCTGGCGGTTCTTGACACCTAGAAATTGATCTTTCTGGAATACACGTATCAGATCAGCAAACCCATATCAAAATCCATGCTTTGAATCTTGAAAACCCTAACATCAGTAGAcgaacaaacaacaacaacatccatACTTTTCAAATTTGATGAAACAAACACTAGACCCTCTCAATCTTCCACTTCTGACTCTTCTTCGATTTTCTGAAGCATTACTTCCCTGAGCTCCTGGAACCCGAAACACAGTTTCCCCTCTTCGAATTCAACTCCAAATCCAAAATATTCAACCTCGAAACCCGAAACCCGAAACCCCTAACATTAGTTGAGAAGGAACCTCAATTGAATCGGAAACCCAAACCTCACATTCTGAGCACCTATGTCTTGGTAGCAACCAAAAAACCGAGAATGTCGATCTCAGGTCTGCGACTAAAAAATCTCAGAGCTAGTCGATGTTGGCTCCTCCTCGTCGGAGTTGGGTCGATGTTGATGGAGAGGTCGGCATTGGCGTCGACGGTGACCCGAATTTCCGACGCGCGCCGCCGACGAGGGTAGGGGTGGCGCGGGGAGGAGGGGTGGATTTGACAGGTAGCGCGTGGTGGTGAGTATTAAAGAGAACATGTTCGTCATGGTTGCAGTGCCAAAGAGAGAATCGGGAGTGCGCATGAAGGGATGGGATGGGTCCGATGGGTAGTGCATGAGTGTGAGTTGATGATTACTTATGTACCCATTCAGGTATGTTGTTGCCTGTTGGTCGCTCTTACCATTTGTTGCTGCTGTTgatagttttcttttcttttccttttttttttggttgatatTTATGAAAGATATAGTTCCTGTTGTAGACCTGTAGTTCAACATCAGAAGATTGAGGATTTTTTAATTGCAAGAGGCAGTAAAATAGCTTATTCTCCCATAAATTTAGCTCTAATTATGCTTCTCTACTGATGTAGTAATGGCAAGTCCTTTCTTTTAAGAGTTAATATGGAACCAGCAGAGGTCCTTGAGGCCTATTTAATTGTGGACAATCCAGTGCCGAATGGCTTTTAGTCAATCAATTACGAAACTTTATAGAATATTAATCCTTCACATAATGGGATAAggctttgtttttgttgttgttatagaATATTAATCCTATTCCTATAAAACCCAAGCATAGGTAAAATACTaataagagattataaataatcttttttctcCATACCTGCATTGTTGAAACTATCCTTGGGAAATTTACCATTGAGTAGAGTTGGTTGTTCATTCCATTCTGAATgcttctttatattttaagttaGTGATGGTTGATAGCTGCTATAGTGTTGTTGCATTGCGGAATTTCTTGGATCCGCAATTGCAACTCCATCTGCTATTGCAGCTGCTATGGGTGCCGTGTCATGGTCGCCACATGCATCCGGCATCCTCTTGCCATCTTCAACGGTTCTCCATCCAATTGGACTTTGatttaatattatgttaatttttatgcaatttatttttatttgcatacaacttaattttttatacatatataattgatatatatcatatatttgaACTGGTATCTGACTTCTTCTATTTGCTCGCAATGCTATCTGCTACATGTTATAGCAGATTATTGGCTATTCACCATTTTCCACGATCCACAATTGATgacacttttaaattttaaatgtattttctgAGGACTTGAAGTGATGCTTTCAGTTTTCATTTGgtcttttttctcattttctcctGTACTTTAAAACGTTCTATTCTGAGCTATATATCCTTTCGCTCACTTGTTTACTAACCTGGGAATAACTTGCAGATTAAATTGGTTGATTTGTCTCTGCTTTCGGCTGCAGAGATTGATTGGCTTAATAACTATCACTCACTAGTCTGGGAAAAGGTATTTTGCTTTGGCTCTTTTAGGTACATTGGATTTGCCTTCTAGTGTGTTCAAtggctttctttttgttcttgttttgtTCTTCTTTGGATTCTCCTCAGTCCCTTTTTCCCTATCTATTATGCAAGTGCATTCTCTCTGAAGGCCATGTGTACCATGGTTTTGCTTTTGTAATTGCCTGTCTAATCCTTAGTCTTAGGTTTCTTTAAATATACATTTTGATGCCACTGCAACCCAGCAATTTAAGAATACTAAAACGTCATGGAACATGCTTGTGTTTATGTTTATCTTGTCTGATCACCCTCTCTCTTTGGCATGTCCACGGAATGGAACCAGTCCTTACACCCTCTATAAGAATCTAAAGTCCTGCATTGTGCAGTCTGGCCTGTCCCCTTACTCCTACACCCTCCAGTCCCCTAACTTCC harbors:
- the LOC114407604 gene encoding protein AUXIN RESPONSE 4-like isoform X1, which encodes MAIITEEPEPEQPTHSRSQISPTKPNNNPFSFWFYFTLSVSLFTLFFVFTSSTLSPQDSKTWFLTLPSPLRHHYSNGRTIKVQTHPDETPLQVFTLQEGPTSSENILIVHGQGLSSYSYRHLAKSLAANGLHVTSLDLPGHGFSDNSVEVSVEGGANGVFGRFWYVYSEIQERGLFWAFDQMVETGQIPYEEIQARMSKRKIRKPIDLGPQEMGKVLGEVIDSMGLAPVHLILHDSALGLSADFVSERAELVRSVTLIDTASSTKGAFPVWALEVPVVREVVVGVSFVFAKVVGLCCSKRVGVADSEGSRALLKGRDGRRAVVNVGKRVNSSFDLAEWGEGLKGVPMQVVWSAGWSEEWSREGHRVASALPQAGFLTHSGGRWAQEDAAVEIAEKISQFVLSLPKSIRKVEQESTPEHVQKMLDEAKSSGHDHHHHQSPDHGHGHDHYGDAHIHGANYMDAYGLGHGHHGW
- the LOC114407604 gene encoding protein AUXIN RESPONSE 4-like isoform X2, encoding MAIITEEPEPEQPTHSRSQISPTKPNNNPFSFWFYFTLSVSLFTLFFVFTSSTLSPQDSKTWFLTLPSPLRHHYSNGRTIKVQTHPDETPLQVFTLQEGPTSSENILIVHGQGLSSYSYRHLAKSLAANGLHVTSLDLPGHGFSDNSVEVSVEGGANGVFGRFWYVYSEIQERGLFWAFDQMVETGQIPYEEIQARMSKRKIRKPIDLGPQEMGKVLGEVIDSMGLAPVHLILHDSALGLSADFVSERAELVRSVTLIDTASSTKGAFPVWALEVPVVREVVVGVSFVFAKVVGLCCSKRVGVADSEGSRALLKGRDGRRAVVNVGKRVNSSFDLAEWGEGLKGVPMQVVWSAGWSEEWSREGHRVASALPQAGFLTHSGGRWAQLCDLRRTQPLR